Proteins found in one Neomonachus schauinslandi chromosome 1, ASM220157v2, whole genome shotgun sequence genomic segment:
- the INSL3 gene encoding insulin-like 3, producing the protein MDPRPLTWALVLLGPALALILGSAPAPEAREKLCGHHFVRALVRLCGGPRWSSEDGRRVAGGDRELLQRLEGRHLHGLVAEGDPMLVLIPQPLPQASRHHHRRRAAAINPAHHCCLSGCTQQDLLTLCPH; encoded by the exons ATGGACCCCCGCCCGCTCACCTGGGCCCTGGTGCTGCTGGGCCCGGCTCTGGCGCTCATTCTGGGCTCGGCGCCCGCTCCGGAAGCACGGGAGAAGCTGTGTGGCCACCACTTCGTGCGCGCGCTGGTGCGGTTGTGCGGGGGCCCGCGCTGGTCCTCCGAAGACGGGCGGCGGGTGGCTGGCGGCGACC GTGAGCTGCTGCAGCGGCTGGAAGGACGACATCTCCATGGGCTGGTGGCTGAAGGGGACCCCATGCTGGTTCTCATtccacagcccctgccccaggcctctcGCCATCACCACCGCCGGCGGGCGGCGGCCATCAACCCTGCCCACCACTGCTGCCTCAGCGGCTGCACCCAGCAGGACCTGCTGACCCTGTGTCCTCACTGA